A genomic region of Methanosarcina thermophila TM-1 contains the following coding sequences:
- the cydB gene encoding cytochrome d ubiquinol oxidase subunit II has product MFDFLTRDMLAIIWFFLWCVIWGVYFALDSFSLGAGLLAPFIATDKVQRIQIQKAVGPFWGGNEVWLILAAGGTFAAFPLVFSKMFTFLYLPMMLLLIGLIARGISVEYLHKDENPQIQKIFTWGWFAGSLLTSLVLGVAFANLFKGLEIASGGVYKGNLPGLFSPYALIGGILFVLMSVTSGALWINFKTEGTIAAKAGDLAKKSCLIVFALALVYLAYSFIGIEGFTTNYSALPALYLLPVLAIVAAALAIFFVKKDRGFLAFCSNLLVLLFVVQSGLASIYPYMLKSSISLEYGIDIFEAAASHMSLSVMLAGALVFVPIVIIYQLWVYTLFREKIKETDQVDY; this is encoded by the coding sequence ATGTTTGATTTCCTTACTCGTGATATGCTTGCTATTATCTGGTTCTTCCTGTGGTGTGTCATATGGGGAGTTTACTTCGCTCTAGACTCATTTTCTCTTGGGGCAGGTCTTCTGGCACCCTTTATTGCCACAGATAAAGTGCAGAGAATACAAATCCAGAAAGCTGTGGGTCCCTTCTGGGGCGGTAATGAGGTATGGCTCATCCTCGCTGCGGGTGGAACATTTGCTGCATTCCCTCTGGTATTTTCGAAGATGTTTACTTTCCTGTATCTTCCCATGATGCTGCTGCTCATCGGTCTGATCGCAAGGGGCATTTCCGTGGAATATCTCCATAAGGATGAAAATCCCCAGATACAAAAAATCTTTACCTGGGGATGGTTCGCTGGAAGCCTGCTGACTTCTCTGGTTCTGGGAGTTGCATTTGCGAACCTCTTCAAGGGGCTTGAAATAGCTTCAGGAGGAGTTTATAAAGGTAATCTTCCTGGACTTTTTAGCCCGTATGCATTGATAGGCGGTATACTGTTCGTGCTTATGAGCGTTACTTCAGGTGCGCTCTGGATCAACTTCAAGACCGAAGGTACAATAGCTGCAAAAGCAGGTGATCTGGCAAAGAAGAGCTGTCTTATTGTATTTGCACTTGCTCTGGTCTATCTGGCATATTCTTTTATAGGTATTGAAGGTTTTACAACCAACTATTCAGCCTTGCCAGCTCTGTACTTATTGCCAGTTCTTGCGATAGTGGCAGCTGCCCTTGCTATATTCTTTGTAAAGAAGGACAGAGGGTTCCTGGCATTTTGCAGCAATCTCCTGGTGCTTCTTTTCGTTGTTCAAAGCGGGCTTGCAAGTATCTATCCTTACATGCTTAAGTCCTCTATTTCTCTAGAGTATGGAATAGATATCTTTGAGGCAGCAGCAAGCCACATGTCCTTAAGCGTTATGCTGGCAGGAGCACTGGTATTCGTTCCCATAGTCATTATCTACCAGCTGTGGGTTTATACTCTGTTTAGAGAAAAAATAAAAGAAACAGATCAGGTCGATTACTGA
- a CDS encoding ubiquitin-like small modifier protein 1, giving the protein MAEVKVKLFANLREKAGTSELQLSGEKVIDVLLSLTEKYPELEPLIFEQPEEGSEIPAMRGSINVLINGNNVRHLDGLDTLLSDGDELAVLPPVSGG; this is encoded by the coding sequence ATGGCTGAGGTAAAAGTCAAGTTATTTGCAAATTTGCGTGAGAAGGCAGGCACATCAGAACTGCAATTGTCGGGAGAAAAAGTTATTGATGTCCTTTTATCCCTTACTGAAAAATATCCCGAATTAGAACCTCTTATTTTTGAACAACCCGAAGAAGGAAGTGAGATTCCTGCTATGCGCGGTTCAATTAATGTCCTTATAAACGGAAACAATGTCAGGCATCTTGACGGGCTTGATACGCTTCTTTCAGATGGCGATGAGCTTGCAGTCCTGCCTCCTGTCTCTGGAGGCTAA
- a CDS encoding flippase activity-associated protein Agl23 produces MQQGQDYNTENSSGLSEKKYKTLGILIILFALLIRLFDLGERVFHHDESVHASFTLKLLETGQYSYNPAYHGPFLFHSTAAVFYFLGISDTTARLIPVFFGVAAVLLIFLLRKELGKKGVLWAAFLLAFSPSMVYFSRFFRNDLIIVFCTLAAVIGGTRYLDNLHNQKRYSYLILTAFSLALAVSSKENAYLVIAMFGAYAGIYSLYRFYSDWERERISLKKFFSLKITAISPFLPEILLSGVLFIFTVMLFYTSLFRVHETLFSIVERAFSHWMEMHKIERIGGPFYFYIPVLLTYESPILIFGTAGIVHFLRKKGKNFSFFLFVSYWAIASLLLYSYLQEKVPWLVVHIVLPFGILAGAYLGDLFSRTSGREQVSSSGAENISSGADKSPAPKMRYSSTYNLAVGILALTLIISLFQCISVNFYRSMEHDELMTYSQAPQDIRELMGKIEGFNKGSENLRIAVVDQHNLYWPLPWYFRDYEKAEYYTAPPGDGKYDAIIVPAAYQMYEEIPEERYASYNFSLRPGKQLTLYYDRKLENNDEP; encoded by the coding sequence ATGCAACAGGGTCAGGATTATAATACAGAAAACTCATCAGGGCTTTCTGAGAAAAAATATAAAACATTAGGAATTCTGATCATTCTTTTTGCCCTGTTAATAAGACTGTTTGACCTGGGAGAACGAGTTTTTCATCATGACGAAAGCGTACATGCAAGTTTCACTCTTAAACTTCTGGAAACTGGGCAATACAGTTATAACCCAGCTTATCACGGTCCCTTTCTTTTCCACTCTACCGCTGCAGTCTTTTATTTTCTGGGAATAAGTGATACAACCGCACGCCTGATTCCTGTTTTCTTCGGGGTAGCGGCGGTTCTGCTGATCTTTTTGCTCAGGAAAGAACTTGGGAAAAAGGGTGTACTCTGGGCAGCTTTTTTGCTTGCTTTTTCTCCGAGTATGGTGTATTTTTCAAGATTTTTCAGGAACGACCTGATCATTGTTTTCTGTACCCTTGCTGCGGTTATAGGGGGGACCCGTTACCTTGATAACCTGCACAACCAGAAGAGATATTCTTATCTTATCCTTACAGCATTTTCCCTTGCCCTTGCCGTATCCTCAAAAGAAAATGCCTATCTTGTAATAGCGATGTTCGGAGCCTATGCAGGGATTTACTCCTTATACAGGTTCTATTCCGACTGGGAAAGAGAGAGAATTAGTCTTAAAAAGTTTTTTTCTCTCAAGATAACAGCTATATCTCCATTTCTTCCCGAGATCCTGCTATCTGGCGTACTCTTCATTTTTACAGTAATGTTATTCTATACAAGCCTTTTCAGAGTCCATGAGACCCTTTTCTCAATTGTAGAGAGAGCTTTCTCCCACTGGATGGAGATGCATAAAATTGAGCGCATAGGAGGTCCTTTTTACTTTTACATTCCTGTTCTTCTCACGTATGAAAGCCCTATTCTAATCTTTGGGACTGCAGGCATTGTCCATTTTCTGAGAAAGAAAGGTAAAAATTTCTCTTTTTTCCTGTTTGTCTCCTACTGGGCAATTGCAAGTTTGCTGCTCTATTCCTATCTCCAAGAAAAGGTTCCCTGGCTTGTTGTGCATATTGTCTTGCCCTTTGGAATTCTGGCAGGAGCTTATCTGGGTGATCTTTTTTCCAGGACTTCTGGCAGAGAACAGGTAAGTTCATCAGGAGCAGAAAATATTAGCTCCGGAGCAGACAAATCCCCTGCGCCCAAAATGAGATATTCCAGTACCTACAATCTCGCAGTGGGAATTCTAGCACTGACCCTGATAATATCCCTGTTTCAGTGTATTTCTGTAAACTTTTACAGGAGTATGGAACATGACGAATTGATGACTTACTCACAAGCGCCTCAGGATATCAGGGAACTTATGGGGAAAATCGAAGGATTCAATAAAGGGTCTGAAAACCTGAGGATAGCTGTTGTAGATCAACATAATCTTTACTGGCCCCTGCCCTGGTACTTCAGGGACTATGAAAAAGCAGAGTATTATACAGCTCCTCCTGGGGACGGAAAATACGATGCAATAATCGTGCCTGCTGCGTACCAGATGTATGAAGAAATACCGGAAGAAAGGTATGCTTCATATAATTTCTCCCTGCGCCCCGGAAAACAGCTTACCCTTTACTATGACAGAAAACTTGAAAATAATGATGAGCCTTGA
- a CDS encoding cation-translocating P-type ATPase — translation MYYDQEINSVFEELGVSEEGLSQEEAEKRLEKYGENELKEEEKVSVLRLFISQFKSVLIIILITASIISALLGELIDAIVIIFTVFLAGILSFAQEYRAEKSIELLRSLTSPEATVIRDGVEKKIPSRKLVPGDLIIIQTGDRIPADARVVKEFNLKTDESSLTGESVPVKKSAEALPSETPEADRTNMVYTGTSVAYGRGCAVVTATGMNSAFGELAGLLGTIERSRTPLQESLDQFGRWIGIATLIIVAFVATLGVLYGFPLFDMFLWGVALAVAAIPEALPAVVTVGLGLGVRRMVKRHALVRKLPSVETLGVTNVICSDKTGTLTQNKMTVETICVNEQLLKVTGVGYSPEGEFFKEDQEFPAEDTHLQVLLLGAVLCNDAGIFKKDEIWEIKGDPTEAALVVAAAKAGLHKADLDKEYPRLGEIPFSSERKRMTTLNRVEANSVSFPVNGLVAFSKGAPEVILGSCTKIFHDGEIKTLSPEAKQLISGKVREMADQALRVMAFSFRPLAEDISPEKVSSGERTAEEIEEDMVFSGLMGMRDPPREEVKVAIQKCADAGIKTVMITGDHKITASAIAKELGILKENDLILTGSELDSLGDAEFEEMVERVSVYARVYPAHKLRVIDAFKKKGYVVAMTGDGVNDAPALKAADMGIAMGITGTDVSKEASSMILTDDNFASIVAAVEEGRNIFKNIRNFITYGISTHTGEVLIVLIAILGWQVLPLLAVQILWINLITDGLPPMALSVEPPDRNIMRQKPRNVKEGIVTRREIIAGLGIGGLIALQGLIVLTWALDRGFPIEKLQTLIFTLVVFSEMFNAFNWRSDRYSVFSLGLFTNKPLVYAVMTTIILQLMVIYVPFFQTAFGTVPLSLSDWKVILPLASTTFIAMELVKYFSGRGHKENKYEKTKSDWVYTL, via the coding sequence GTGTATTACGACCAGGAAATAAACTCCGTTTTTGAAGAGCTTGGGGTATCAGAAGAAGGTTTAAGTCAAGAAGAAGCCGAAAAAAGACTTGAAAAATACGGCGAAAATGAACTTAAAGAAGAGGAAAAAGTCTCAGTCCTGCGGCTCTTTATCTCACAGTTTAAAAGTGTACTGATCATCATTTTGATAACTGCCTCTATTATCTCAGCCCTGCTTGGGGAGTTAATTGATGCAATAGTAATCATTTTTACGGTTTTTCTTGCAGGCATCTTGAGTTTTGCGCAGGAGTACCGGGCTGAAAAATCAATTGAACTCCTGAGATCCCTCACATCTCCGGAAGCCACTGTTATAAGGGACGGGGTCGAAAAAAAAATTCCCTCAAGAAAGCTTGTCCCGGGAGATCTTATTATTATCCAGACAGGGGACCGCATTCCTGCGGATGCCAGGGTAGTTAAAGAATTCAATCTCAAAACTGATGAGTCTTCCCTTACGGGAGAATCTGTCCCTGTTAAGAAAAGCGCTGAAGCCTTGCCTTCAGAGACTCCAGAGGCTGACAGGACAAACATGGTCTATACAGGAACGTCAGTTGCTTACGGAAGAGGCTGTGCCGTTGTCACGGCAACTGGAATGAATTCGGCTTTTGGAGAACTGGCAGGGCTTTTAGGAACAATAGAGAGGTCCAGAACTCCCCTGCAGGAAAGTCTTGATCAATTCGGCCGATGGATTGGTATTGCAACTCTTATAATCGTAGCCTTTGTAGCAACGCTTGGAGTTCTTTATGGCTTTCCTCTTTTCGATATGTTTCTCTGGGGAGTTGCCCTTGCAGTCGCTGCCATTCCTGAGGCTCTTCCTGCAGTTGTTACAGTAGGGCTTGGGCTTGGAGTAAGACGTATGGTCAAAAGACACGCCCTCGTAAGAAAACTCCCATCTGTAGAAACGCTTGGGGTCACAAATGTTATATGTTCGGACAAAACAGGCACACTTACACAGAATAAAATGACGGTTGAGACAATTTGTGTCAACGAACAACTTTTAAAGGTTACAGGAGTTGGATACTCTCCTGAAGGAGAGTTCTTTAAAGAAGATCAAGAATTCCCTGCAGAAGATACCCATCTTCAGGTTCTCTTGCTGGGGGCTGTGCTTTGCAATGATGCTGGTATTTTTAAAAAGGATGAGATATGGGAGATTAAAGGGGATCCTACGGAGGCAGCTCTTGTAGTTGCTGCCGCAAAGGCAGGGCTCCATAAAGCCGATCTTGATAAGGAATATCCACGGCTTGGGGAAATTCCTTTTTCCTCCGAAAGAAAAAGAATGACTACCCTCAATAGAGTGGAAGCTAACTCAGTCAGTTTTCCTGTAAATGGACTGGTTGCTTTCTCAAAGGGAGCTCCTGAAGTAATCCTTGGCTCGTGTACGAAAATTTTTCATGATGGTGAAATAAAAACTTTATCTCCTGAGGCAAAACAATTGATCTCAGGGAAAGTCAGGGAAATGGCTGACCAGGCTTTAAGGGTTATGGCTTTCTCATTCCGTCCCCTGGCTGAGGATATCTCTCCTGAGAAAGTTTCCTCTGGAGAGCGCACTGCAGAGGAAATTGAGGAGGATATGGTTTTCTCAGGCTTAATGGGCATGAGAGATCCCCCTAGAGAGGAAGTAAAGGTTGCAATCCAGAAGTGTGCAGACGCAGGTATTAAAACTGTAATGATAACAGGAGATCATAAAATTACGGCGTCTGCAATTGCAAAGGAACTCGGGATTTTAAAGGAAAACGATCTCATTCTTACAGGATCGGAGCTTGATAGTCTTGGGGATGCCGAGTTCGAAGAGATGGTTGAGAGGGTTTCAGTTTATGCAAGGGTCTATCCTGCCCATAAATTGAGGGTAATAGACGCTTTTAAGAAAAAGGGTTATGTTGTGGCAATGACAGGGGACGGGGTGAATGATGCCCCTGCCCTCAAAGCTGCAGATATGGGAATAGCTATGGGAATCACAGGCACGGATGTCAGCAAAGAAGCCTCAAGTATGATTCTCACAGATGATAATTTTGCATCCATTGTTGCAGCGGTTGAAGAAGGGCGCAATATATTCAAAAATATTCGAAATTTTATTACTTACGGGATCTCAACTCATACTGGTGAGGTTCTTATAGTCCTTATTGCGATCCTGGGATGGCAAGTCCTGCCTCTTCTTGCAGTTCAGATCCTCTGGATTAACCTGATTACAGATGGGCTTCCTCCAATGGCTCTTTCAGTTGAGCCTCCGGACCGCAACATTATGAGACAGAAGCCAAGAAATGTTAAGGAAGGGATTGTCACCCGCAGAGAAATCATAGCCGGGCTTGGAATAGGAGGGTTGATTGCTCTTCAGGGTCTCATTGTTTTAACATGGGCTCTTGATAGAGGCTTTCCAATTGAGAAACTCCAGACTCTGATCTTTACACTTGTGGTCTTCTCAGAGATGTTCAATGCCTTCAACTGGCGTTCTGATCGATACTCGGTCTTTTCCCTGGGGCTTTTTACAAACAAGCCCCTGGTTTACGCAGTCATGACAACAATAATCCTGCAACTAATGGTAATTTATGTTCCTTTCTTCCAGACCGCTTTTGGGACTGTTCCGCTCTCACTCTCTGACTGGAAAGTAATACTCCCGCTTGCTTCTACTACGTTTATCGCTATGGAACTTGTAAAGTACTTTTCTGGAAGAGGTCATAAGGAGAATAAATATGAAAAAACAAAGTCTGACTGGGTTTATACTTTATAA
- a CDS encoding cytochrome ubiquinol oxidase subunit I has translation MVELLLLSRLQFAITVAFHFLFVPLTLGLALLVAGMETVYYRNKAETWRRMADFWGGIFKINFAIGLVTGLAMTFQFGTNWGAYAEFMGDVFGPPLAFEALLAFFLEGTFFGAWIFLNRSHQKLKAFSMWMVALGTNMSALWIITANGFMQNPVGYEMAADGSKVVMTDFFALLTNSYVWYMLVHTLLAAYLLTSFLVMGICAYHFLKRNNSEVFKRSFSIAVAIALATAVMLPVLGHGYAQYVTELQPAKGAAMDAIWETGSREPLYLIQVPDPSTGSNSIQLLGIPGLASFLYTGSFSGTITGLNQLPQDEIPPVGIVFWSFRLMVALGSLFIIEAIAGLYLQKSGKLYTSDKYLKLLIWSIPLPYIAIIAGWIVAEVGRQPWIVYGLLKTAKGVSSVPTENVLLSIVIISALYLILTVFEIYIIKKTVVNATGVE, from the coding sequence ATGGTTGAGCTGCTTTTATTAAGCCGGCTTCAGTTTGCCATAACAGTTGCATTCCATTTCCTGTTCGTTCCACTTACACTGGGACTCGCACTGTTAGTAGCAGGCATGGAAACAGTGTACTACAGAAACAAAGCTGAAACCTGGCGAAGGATGGCCGACTTCTGGGGTGGGATATTCAAGATAAACTTTGCAATAGGTCTGGTAACAGGGCTTGCGATGACCTTTCAGTTTGGTACGAACTGGGGTGCCTATGCGGAATTCATGGGAGATGTCTTTGGACCGCCTTTAGCTTTTGAAGCATTACTGGCTTTTTTCCTTGAAGGCACTTTCTTTGGCGCATGGATATTCCTGAACCGCTCACATCAGAAACTAAAAGCATTTTCCATGTGGATGGTCGCTCTGGGTACTAACATGTCTGCATTATGGATTATCACTGCTAACGGTTTTATGCAGAATCCAGTTGGCTATGAGATGGCTGCTGATGGGAGCAAGGTGGTTATGACAGATTTCTTTGCCCTACTTACGAACAGCTATGTGTGGTACATGCTGGTACATACTCTGCTTGCAGCTTACCTGTTAACCTCATTCCTTGTCATGGGAATCTGTGCATATCATTTCCTTAAAAGAAACAACAGTGAAGTGTTCAAGAGGTCTTTTAGCATAGCAGTTGCCATAGCACTTGCTACTGCAGTCATGCTCCCTGTTCTTGGTCATGGTTATGCTCAATATGTTACTGAGCTTCAGCCTGCTAAAGGAGCGGCAATGGATGCCATATGGGAAACAGGTTCAAGAGAACCTCTGTATCTGATACAGGTGCCTGATCCAAGCACTGGTTCCAACAGCATTCAGCTTCTTGGAATTCCAGGTCTTGCAAGTTTCCTGTATACAGGAAGTTTCAGCGGAACGATAACAGGACTTAACCAGTTGCCTCAGGATGAGATACCACCTGTAGGAATTGTATTCTGGAGCTTCAGGCTGATGGTAGCTCTGGGATCCCTGTTTATAATAGAGGCTATTGCAGGCTTATATCTCCAGAAGTCAGGTAAGTTGTACACATCGGATAAGTATCTGAAGTTGCTAATATGGTCGATACCACTCCCATACATAGCCATTATTGCTGGTTGGATTGTAGCCGAAGTAGGAAGGCAGCCGTGGATAGTATATGGTCTGCTAAAGACGGCAAAGGGGGTATCATCTGTTCCCACAGAAAATGTGCTTTTAAGTATTGTCATTATCAGTGCACTATATCTGATCCTGACGGTCTTTGAAATATACATTATAAAGAAAACAGTAGTTAATGCAACAGGGGTTGAGTAA